In Nocardioides sp. W7, the genomic stretch CCGCTGCGGGACTTCGTGATCAGGTCCCGCTCGGCCAGGTACGCGCGAGCCATGCCCACGACGTCGGCGTGCCCGTCGGCCACCACCCGCTCGGCGACCTCCAGCGAGGTGACACGACCGGCGTAGACCACCGGCAGCGAGACGGCGCTGCGCACCTGTCCGGCGAGCTCGGACCACTGGGCGGGCTCGTAGAACTGGGGCTGGATGTAGCTGGGGTCTCCCCAGGGGGAGCCGATGACCGCGTGCAGGAAGTCGACCAGACCGGTCTTCTCCAGGTACTGCGCGATCTCCAGGCCGGCCTCGACGTCGTAGCCGCCGGGGACCTCCTCGCGCATGTTGAACCGGACGCCGAGGGCCAGGTCGCCGCCGATCGCCTCGCGCACCGCCTGCAGCGACTCGACCGCGAAACGGGCCCGGTTCTCCAGGGAGCCGCCGTACCGGTCGTCGCGCCGGTTCGTGAGCGGCGAGAGGAACCACTCGAGCATGTCGTCGTGGTTGAGGTGGAGCTCGATGCCGTCCAGGCCGGCCCTGCGGGCCTGCTCGCCGCAGAACCGGTACTCCTCGACGTACCACGCGATGTCCTCCGCCGTCATCACGTGGGGACGCACGCCGGCGAGCGGCGAGCTGAGCCGGTTGCTCGGCGCCTGGGGTACGCCGCCGATCACCGTCAGCTGGCTCGTCACCACGCCGCCGGCGTCGTGCAGGCGGCCGGCGAGGCGCGCGACCCGCTCGACGTAGTTGGGCTGGCGGTAGTTGCCCAGCGTCTCGGCGCCGTACCCGCCCGTCTCGAAGCCGGGGATGATGTTGTTGCGGACCCGGCCGCGGACACCGTCGATCCACGCGGCCCCGTCCTGGACCCGGGACTCCCAGTAGGCGATGTGGGTCTCGGCCTGCTCCTCGGTGCCCCACAGGTTGCCGATGCCGGAGCCATGCGGAGGCACCATGATCCGGTTGCGCAGCCGCATCGGCCCCAGGTCGACAGGGGTGAACAGGGACGGGTACTGCTCGCTCACGCCGGCCTCTCCTCGCCGAAGACCGCGCCGTCGGCCGGCAGCTTCATCATCAGGCCGACGCGCTTGCAGGTCAGCACCAGCACGTCGTCCTGGTTGTATCCGCGGTGCTCGAACCAGACGACGCCGGAGTCGTCTCGACTCTTCGACTCGCGCTTGTCCACGATCGTGGTCTCCCCGCGCAGCGTGTCGCCGTGGAAGACCGGCGCCGGGAAGCGGACGTCCTCGTATCCGAGGTTGCCGAGGGTGGTGCCCATCGTCAGCTCCGGGACGTGGAAGGCGCCGATCAGCGCCAGCGTGAAGAGGCTGTTGAACAGCGGCTTGCCGTGCACCGTGGTCTTGGCGTACTCGGCGTCGAGGTGGATCGGCGCCACGTTCATCGTCAGGGACGTGAACATCACGTTGTCCATCTCGGTGACGGTCCGCCGGAACGTGTGCCGGTAGACCTTGCCGACCTCGAACTCCTCGAAGTAGAGACCTCGCATCAGTAACTCCTGGGAAGGCCGAGCACGTGCTCGGCGACGTAGTTGAGAACCATCTCCTGGCTGATCGGCGCGATCCGCATGAGACGGGCCTCGCGGAAGTAGCGCTCGACGTGGAACTCACGGCTGTAACCCATGCCCCCGTGCACCTGCAGCGCCACGTCGGCCGAGTAGTAGCCGGCCTCGGCGCAGAGCCACTTGGCGTAGTTGGCCTCCGCGCCGCACGGCAGCTGGTTGTCGACCTTCCAGGTCGCGTCGCGCAGCACCGCGTCCGCGGCCTCGATCCGGATCTTGGCCTCGGCCAGCTGGAAGGCCAGGCCCTGGTTCTGCCCGATGGGACGGCCGAAGACGACCCGGTCCTTGGCGTACTGGACACCGCGGCGCAGCGCGGCCTCACCAATGCCGAGCATCGCGTTGGCTGCGACCACCCGCTCAGCGTTCAGCCCGGTGAGAATGACCTTGAAGCCCTTGCCGACCTCGCCGACCACGTCCTCGTCGGGCACGAAGAGGTCGTCGATGAAGAGCTCGTTGCTGTCGACGGAGTTCCGGCCCATCTTGGGGATCGGCCGAATGGTGACCTTCTGCCGGTCCATGGGTGCGAAGAAGACGGTCAGCCCGTCGGTCTTCTTCACGCACTCGTTCTTGGGGGTGGTGCGGGCGAGCAGCAGCATCCGCTCGGCCTGCTGGGCGTTGGAGATCCACACCTTCTTGCCCGAGACCAGCCAGCCACCGTCGACCTTGCGGGCGAAGGTGGAGATGTTGGTGGTGTCGGTGCCGGCGTCTGGCTCGGTCACCGCGAAGGAGATCTGCAGGTTGCCCTCGGGGACACGGGGCAGGAAGCGCTGCTTCAGCTCCTCGCTGCCGTGGTGCAGGATCGGCTCGAAGCCGAAGATCCCGATGTGCACCGCGGAGCAGCCGCCCATCCCGGCGCCCGAGGCGGCGATCTCGCGCTCCACGATGGCCGCCTCGGTGACGCCCAGACCGCCCCCGCCGTACTCCTCGGGGATGGTCAGGCCCAGCCAGCCCCCCTCGGTGACGGCGTGGAAGAAGTCCCAGGGGAACTCGTGCTTCTCGTCCCGCTCGGCCCAGTACTCGTCGGGGAACTTCGCACACAGGGTGCGGACGGCCTGGCGGATGTCCTCGTGGACAGGGTCCACCTCACGATTCACCATGATCTCCTCGCTCTCGGTTGCTTCGGGGGCCGGCCTGCAGCGGTCAGCCGGCCTCGCCGCGGACCAGCCGGGCGTGCGCGAGCCAGTCGCGAGCCTTCTCCGCGTGGGCCAGGTCGACGTGGGAGCCGCGGAAGCGAACTGCACCGTGCCCCTCGGCGACGGCCCTCTCCATCGTCGCCACCAGGTCCTGGTAGTAGGCGACCTCCTCGTCGGAGGGCGTGTAGACCTCGTGCACCACCGGCACGTGCGACGGGTGGATGAGCACCTGGCCGCGGAAGCCGAGCTGGAGACCGTAGTCGGCGAACGTCCGCAGCCCGTCGAGGTCACCCAGGTCCTCCCACAGCCCGGTGAGCGCGTGCAGCCCGTACTGTCGGCAGGCCAGCAGGATCCGGCTGCGGAGGTAGAGCGTCTCGCTGCCCTCCCGTGACTGCCGGTAGCCGACCGCGCGGGCGATGTCGGCGTGCTCGGAGGTGGGCCCGATCATCGCGCCCACCCGGGGGGAGGCGGCGGCGATCTCGAAGGCGTTGGTGATCGCGTCGACCATCTCGACCGGCACGATCATCTCCAGCCCCGCGCCGCCGTTACGCGCCTCGAACCAGTCGAGCAGGGTCTCCCAGCGCACCACGTCCGTGGCGTTGCGGATCTTGGGGGCGAAGACACCGGTGAGGTCGGGACCGACGACGGCTTCCAGGTCCGCCCCGCTCATCCGGGTGTCCAGCGCGTTGGGCCGCACGAAGAGCCCGACCTGCGGCGACTCGGCACGCAGCTCCGCGAGGGTCTGGCGCGCGGTGTCGCGCGCGGACTCCTTGAGCTCGACCGGCACGGAGTCCTCTAGGTCGATGACCACGCAGTCGGCACCCGAGGCCAGCGCCTTGCGTGCCCACTCGGGCTTGTGGGCCGGGACGAAGAGGATCGAGCGGTAGGGATGCACGGGCGCTCCTCAGCGGTTGTCGGGAGTCCGGTCATGGGTGTCCTCGGTGACCCCGAGGTCTCGCAGCTTGGCCTTCTGCACCCGCTGGGATGGCGTCTTGGGGAGCTCGTCGACGAAGCGCAGGTAGCGCGGCACCGCGAACGACGGGATCCGGCCGTCGCAGTGCTCCCACAGCTGTTCGGCGGTCACCTCCTGCTGGGTGATCACGTAGGCCATCACCTCGTCCTCGCCCGCCTCGGTGGAGGCGGGGACGGCGATGACCGCGCACTCCACGACGGCGGGGTGGCTGAGCACCGAGGTCTCGATCTCGTAGGAGGAGATGTTCTCACCGCGACGACGCAGCGCGTCCTTGAAGCGGTCGACGAAGTAGAACCAGCCCTCCTCGTCCTGCCGCAGCGCGTCGCCGGTGTGGTACCAGAGGTTGCGCCACGCCTCGACGGTCTTCTCCGGGGCGTTGAAGTAGCCCATCGAGCAGATGAAGGGGACCTTGGGCCGGATGACCAGCTCACCGATCTCCCCCACCGCGACCGGCTCGTCGGTCACCGGGTCCACCAGGGCGACGTCGAACCACTCGTCGGCAACAAGTCCGGCGGCACCCGCGGGGCGGTCCTCGCCGTACGGCGAGATGATCGGCGCCGAGGTCTCGGTGAGGCCGAACACCTCGACGAAGGCCTCGATCCCGTAGCGCTCCTTCATCGGCTGCACGAGGGTGGCGGCCGTCGGGGCGGCGAAGACGACCCGCAGCGGATTGTCGGCGTCGTCGTCGCGGGGGTCCTGCTTCCAGATGAAGTCCATCATGACGCCGATGAAGTTGGTGACCGTCACCCGGCTCGTGCGGACGTGGTCGATCCAGCGGCTGGCCGAGAACTTGCTGCGGATCACGCAGCGGGCACCCGCGACCAGCGTCGGGTAGGCGGCCATGAACTGGGCGTTGCCGTGGAAGAGCGGCGTCAGCGTCATCCAGGCGTCGTCGGGAGTGAGCCGGACCAGGGAGACGCACTCGTCGGCGAAGAAGTACATCTGGGCGTGCGGCATCGCGACACCCTTGGACGGCCCGGTGGTACCGGAGGTGAAGAGCACCGAGGCGAGGTCCTGGGGCTGCACTTCGGGGAGCTCGACGCTCGTGCCGGACGACACCTCACCCTCGAGCTCGTCCCAGGGGGCGGCCTCCCAGCCCGCCTCACGGAGCAGCTCGATCGCCTTGTCCTGCTGACCGTTGTCGATGACCCAGAACTTGGTGATCGTCGAGGCGGCCTCCTTGACCGCGATGAACCGCTCGGCGAAGACATCGTCGATGACAGCCAGCCGCGCCTCCACGGTGCGTACCTGGTGGGCCAGGAAGTCGTGCTCGTACGCCGTGTTGATCGGGACCTCGACCAGACCGGCGACGGCGGTGCCGATCCAGGTGCGGACGAAGCGAGAGGAGTTCTGGGCGACCAGCACGACCCGGTCACCCTGGCTGGCGCCGTTGGTGAGGAAGTTGCGACCGACGCGCTCGGCGGCGGTCAGCATCTCGGCGAAGGTCCAGGTGGCGGCCTCCTCCGGCACGTCGAGCCAGACCGAGTCGGGACGCTTGGCGGCGTGGTGGCGCAGCACGGTGGGCAGCGCCCAGGTGGCGCGGTCCTCGAAGGTCGGCTTCAGGTCGCGGTAGTAGCGGAAGGTCACGAGTCTGTCCCTTGCTGCTGGGCTCGAACGGCCGCCGTTTTGACCGGCCGCGGCACTGACCGAGCGTTCATCTCGATCTATGCTTTTGATAATCAGCAATATAGGCTGGCCCTCGAAGCCGGTCAAGGTCGGGTCCCCGGATCCGCGGTCGGCCCCCAGACACCGAACGACAGGAGCCCCCGCGACATGAAGGCTGCAGTGCTGACCGAGTTCGACGCACGCCCCGAGGCCGCGGACGTGACGCTCGGGGACATCCTTCCCCAGGAGGTCCGCGTCCGGACAGCCGCCAGCGGGGTGTGCCACTCCGACCGTCACGGCCAGACCGGCGGCATCCCGTCGATGCCGGTCCCCACGATCCTCGGTCACGAGGCGGCCGGCGAAGTACTCGAGGTGGGCAGCCAGGTCACCAGCGTCCGGCCCGGCGACCACGTCGTGGTGGCCCCGGCCGCCTCGTGCGGCCTGTGCGAGTGGTGCAGCAAGGGCCACCCACAGCACTGCTCGGACCAGGGCAGGGTGCGCGCCCCGGGGCTCGGCGACCGCCTGACCCTCGACGGGCGCGGCGTCGGCCAGTTCGTCGGGGTCGGCAGCTTCGCCGAGGAGATGCTGGTCCAGGTGACCGCAGTGGCTCGCATCCCGAAGGAGATGCCGCTGGACAAGGCGGCGCTCCTCGGCTGCGCGGTGATCACCGGACTGGGGGCGATCCGGCACTCGGCGCAGGTGCGCTTCGGCGACACCGTCGCCGTGATCGGCTGCGGCGGCGTCGGCCTCAGCGCCGTCCAGGGCGCCGCCCTCGCGGGAGCGTCGCGCATCATCGGCATCGACCGGATGGCCTCCAAGCTGGAGATCGCCCGCACGTTCGGTGCGACCGACGTCGTCGACGCGAGCACCACCGACCCGGTGCAGGCCGTGCTCGAGCTCACCGGTGGGGTGGACCACTGCATCGAGGTGGTCGGGATCGCGGCCACCATCGAGCAGGCCTTCGGCATGCTGCGTACCCGCGGCACCGCCACCGTGGTGGGCCTCCCCCATCCCGGCGACACACTCTCGCTCCCGGCGTCTGCGATGCTGCAGGAGAAGCGCCTCCAGGGCTCCCGCCTCGGCGGCACGCAGTTGCGCGTGGACGCCCCGCTCTACGCCGAGATGTACCTGTCGGGTCGCCTCGACCTCGACCCGCTGATGGGGAGTACCGTCTCGCTCGCCGACGTCGGAGACGCGCTGGAGGAGATCGACACCGCGTCCGCCGCGCGCACCATCGTCACCTTCTGATGACCGGTCCTCCCGGCCCTGGCTGCCGGGGCCGGCGCGGGCCGGACCTGCGCCGGCCCACGGCGACGCAGAGTGAGGCGGTCAGACAGACGACGGCGATCGCCGACACCGCGACCGTCATCCCGAACGCGCTCGTGAGCCCGCCCAGGGCGGCCGAGCCGAAGGCCGCCCCGAGCATGAAGATCAGGGTCATCACCCCCATCGCGGCCCCGCGGACGTCGAGCGGGAACCGGCGCCCCACCTCCGACATCAGCGCGGACTGAGCCAGAGCGGCCAGGCCCGTCACGCCGAAGCTGGTCACCATGAGCAGTGCCGGGGTGAGCACGCGGTCGTGGGCGGCCACCCCGGCGGAGCAGACGAGCATGAGGACGCCCGTTCCGGTCCCCGCGACGAGGAGGCAGCCCACGCCGCTGAGGCGGCTCAGCAGTCCGGGGGTGGTCCGCGAGGCGAGGAGCCCCGCCAGCGCGCTGGGCGCCATGGCCGCACCCACCTGCCACGGCTCCCACCCGAGTCGGTCCAGGGTCAGGGGCAGCACCAGCATCAGCGCGAACCAGGCCCCCGGGACCACTGCCCCTCCCATGGCGAGGCCGAGCATCCGTACGTCGGAGAGCACCGTGCGTGGCAGGAAGCCCTCCGGCACCCTGCGCACGTGGCGCAGCAGGAGCGGGGTGCCACCGACGACCAGTCCGGCCCCCACCCACCCGGCCGGCCACGAGGCGGTGGGCGACTGCAGGAGTAGCACCACGCCAGCCGCAGAGGTCACCACGAGCAGCGCGCCGACGAAGTCGATGCGCGCACCGGAGCCTTCGGTCGGCAACCATCGCCAGACCGGGACCAGTGCGACCAGGCCGACAAGGGGGAGGGCGAGCGCGATGCGCCACCCCAGCACGTTCGCGACGCTGCCGCCGATCAGCGGTCCGATGCTGCCGACCGAGATCGCGATGCCCGTCACCGCCGCGAGCGCGCGGTTGCGCAGCCCGCCGGCGTAGGACCGCTCCACAGCGGCGGTCAGCAGGGAGGGAAGGCTCGCGGCACCCAGGCCCTGGACGGCTCGCGCGACCAGCAGCAGGCCGAACGTCGGGGCCAGGGCGGCGAGCACCGAGCCGACGCCCAGCAGGACCGTCCCCACCGCCAGCGGCTTCCGGATCCCGTAGAGGTCGCCCAACCGACCATAGAGCGCGGTGCACACCGAGAGCACCAGCACGTAGAGGCTGATCACCCAGGAGGCCGAGCCCTCGCGGAGCCCGAAACCGTCGACCAGGTCGGGAAGGATCACCGCCACCGACGCGCTGGCGAACGTGATCATGCCGAGGAGGACTCCGGTCCACACCGCCATCCGCAGCGGGGGTTGCGCCTGGCTCCGCACCGGCGGAGCGATGTCAGGCGAGGACGGCGACCGGGAGATGCTCGCTCCCCTCGGGCTGGACCCAGTCGACGCGCACCGCGCGCCCGACCGACAGGTCAGCAGGGTCGACCTCCGGCAGCTGCAGCGGCAGCCAGGGGCCCTCCTCCAGCTCGACGATCCCGATCACGGTCGGCACCGCCGGGCGGTCCTCGGTGGCACGGCCGGGCTTCACGGTCCAGGAGACGAGGGCTCCGGTGCCGGAGGCCTCGCGCCACTCCAGGTCGGCGGCCTGGCTGACCGAGCAGACCCGGGCGGAGGGCTCGGACCACTCCTGGCTGCTCGGCGAGAACCGCAGGAGCAGACGGCCCTCTGCGGCGGCCTCGAAGAAGGGGGCCGAGTGGTCGTCGCGGACGACGGCCTTGAGCGAGTGCAGCACGGGAGTCTCCTCAGCTCTTCCGGTGGGGACTGACGACCAGCGTCGAGTGGAAGTCCAGGACTCCCCCGTTGCCGCTGACCATGACGAGGTCGTGCTTGTCGACCTGGCGGTCTCCGCCCTGTCCTCGCGCCTGGATGACGGCTTCCGACAGCGGGGTCATCCCCCACATGTAGTACGAGGACAGCTCGCCGCCGCCGGTGTTGGTCGGGTGGCTGCCCCCGGGAGCGATCGCCCCGCTGGCGACGAACTCGCCACCCTCGCCCTTGGCGCAGAAGCCGTAGTCCTCCAGCGTGACGAGGGTCGTGTAGGTGAAGCAGTCGTAGAGCTCGCGGACGTCGATCTCGTCGACCTTCACCCCGGCCATCGCAAGGGCGCCGGCCCCGGACCGCGCAGCGCCGGTGACGAGCCCGAACTCGCTGTCGCGGCGGTTGACGTAGCCCGGGTGCGCCTGCCCCCAGCCCCACACGTGCACCGGGGGCTGCTGGAGCGCCTCGGCCCGCTCGGAGCTGGTCACGACGATGGCGACGGCTCCGTTGCTGACCAGGCAGCAGTCCAGCAGCCGCAGCGGGTCGGCGATCGTCCGCGACTCCTGGTGGTCGGCCAGGGTGATCGGCTCACGCATCTGGGCGTGGGGGTTCATCGCCGCCCACTGCCGCGCGGCGACCGCCACGGCCCCCAGCTGCTCGCTGGTCGTGCCGTAGGTCTCCATGTGGCGCCGCGCGGCGACGGCGTACCGCTCGGGGGCGGCCTGCAGGCCGGCCGCGAACTGGAGGGACTGGACCCCCTCCATCGCGCGCTTCTGCCCGCCGTACGACGCCCCCGCCCGCTTGCCCTCGGTCAGCGGCGCGTCGGCGTAGACGCACGCCACCACGTCGGCCATGCCGTTGGCGATCGCCATCGACGCGTACTGCACCATCTGCCCGGCGGAGGACCCGAAGCCCTGCATCGTCGCCAGCAACCGGGTGTCGCGCATCTGCAACGTGGACTGCAGGCGCAGATCGGTGTCGTTCTTCACCCCCGGGTTGACCAGGAGCCCGTCGATGTCGGAGAGCGCCAGGCCGGCGTCTGCTGCGGCGAGCGTGATCGCCTCCACCGCGAAGTCGGTGGCGGACCTCCCGTAGACCTTGCCCATCTGGGTGATGCCGAGTCCCGCGATCGCGGTTCCCCCCGACGCCTCGTGCGTGATCACGCCCATCAGCTCTCCTCCTCGCGACGCGGCAGCGTCACCTCGACCAGCCCGGGCCCCACCGTGACGCCCTTCGAGTTCTCACACCTGATCGCGACCTCGACCACCCCGATCCCGTCCTCGACGCGGGTCGCGACGACCTCTGCGTGGACCGTGGTGGTGTCTCCCACGTGGTTGAACGCCCTCATCCGGAAGCCGCGGAGCGCACGGATCGTGCCCTGCGCCCCGATCCAGTCCCGCACGCACCGCTCCCACGTGCCCATCAGGAACGACGTGTTGGCGTACATCTCCTCCGCGCCGGTGCTGCGCGCGTACTCGGAGTTGTGGTGGATGGAGTTGAAGTCGCGGTTGGTGCCGGCGGCCATCACCAGCCGGTAGACCGTCAAGGGGTAGGCGACCGACGGCAGCTGCTCCCCCACGGTCACGTCCTCGAACCACCGGGTCATCGCGCCTCCTCCGTCCGGGCCGGTTCAACGGCACGGGGCACGTAGGCGTAGGTGCCGATGCGGATACGCGCCACCACCTCGGGCTCGGCACCACCGCGGTCGCTGACGACCTCGCTCTCCCAGGTCATGAACGCCCCGCGGCCCACCGAGGTCTCCTTCGGCTTGCACGACACCAGCGTCTTCCCGCGTCGCCCCAGCCGCTCGCCGGCGACCACGGGGCGGAGGAAGTCGAGCTCCACGTCGGTGCCGAAGAAGCCGGTCGTGCGCGGGCCGATCCCCAGCCCGCTGTCGTTGATCGCGCTGTGCACCGGCTGGGCGTCCCGGTCGTCGGAGTCGAAGAGCACCTGCCCCGGCTCCCAGGCCGCCGGCAGGGTCCAGGGCATCACGCCGGTGTATGGCATCGTCACGTCATCGAAGCCGCCCGCCCGGGCCGCCTCGTGGTCGGTGTGCAGGGCGCAGTCCAGCTCCAGCGGCTCCAGGTAGCGCCGGATCGCCCCGGCCTCCACCGGGTCGCCGCCCCAGGTCACCTCGCCGTCGAGGAAGTCGCGGCCGACCGCGTCGACGACCGGGCGCCACTCGTCCTGCCAGGTCTCGTCGCTCGTCGCCGTGCGGTCGGTCGGGGTCGGACTCATGCCAGCACTCCCTCGTCGGTCAGTGCTGCCACCCGTGCGGCGTCGTAGCCGAGCAGGGTGCGCAGCACGTGGTCGTTGTCCTGGCCCAGCGCGGGCGCCGCGCGACGCGGACCGCCCGGCGTCGCGGAGAGCTGCCAGCGGGGGCCCTCGGCGTACGTCGTGCCGTGCCGCTCGCTGGGGAGCGGCACGAGGTGGCCGCGGAAGACCAGCTGGGGGTCGTGCGTGAAGTCGGCGCTCGAGGAGGCCACGTGCGCCGGCACCCCCGCCTGCTGGAGCCGCCGCTCCGCCTCCCCGGCCGGCTGGCCCGCCGTCCATGCCGCGACCGCGGCCTCCAGCTCCTCGCCGGCGGCCAGGCGTCCGCGGGCGTCGGCCAGGTCGGGACGGGAGGCCAGGTCGGGCCGCCCGATCACCTCGGCCAGGGCCAGCCAGTCCCGGTCGTCGCGCACCGCGACCGCGACGAACCGGTCGCGGCCATCCTCGGGCAGGCACGGGTGGACGCCGTGCGGGGCCATCGCGGCGTCGGTATTGCCCCGCCTGCCCGCCACCGTGCCGTCGTACGACGCGTGCGCGATCTGGGGGGCGAGGAAGTAGACACCGGCCTCGACCTGGCTGAGGTCGACGTAGCAGCCCTCCCCCGTCCGCCGGCGGCGCTCGAGGGCGGCCAGCAGCGCCGGCACGGCCAGCCTGGGGCCGACGTAGTCGGTGTACGGGCCGAAGGGCCCCAGCGGCAGCCGGTCGGGCCAGCCGACCAGGTGCTGGAACCCGCTGAGGGAGGACCCGACGTTGCCGTATCCCGCCAGCCGCGACCAGGGCCCGGACTGGCCGGCGATGGAGGTGCTGACCATGACCAGGTCGGGCCGGTCGGCGGAGAGGGTGGCGTGGTCCAGCCCCCACTTGGCCAACTGACCCGGCGAGAACGACTCGATGACCACGTCGGCCCACGCCACCAGGTCGCGAGCCACCGCCTGGCCCGCGGGTGACTTCAGGTCCAGGGTGACGCCCAGCTTGCCGGCGTTGCAGTTGCCGAAGAGAGCGGAGTTCTCCTTGTCCTGCTCGCCCCGGTGGAAGGGCTGCATGAGGCGCGCGGTCTCCACCCGGGTGCTCGACTCCACCCGGACCACCTCGGCGCCGAAGTCCGCCAGCTGGCGGCCGATCAACGGCCCGGCGACGACCCAGGAGAGGTCGAGCACCTTGAGCCCGGCGAGAGCCCCGTCGCCCGCGGGGAGGGGCGCAGCCGCGGCCGGGGACCCGGCCGTCAGGGGTCGGGCCTGCGGCGACCACTCGGTCAGCACCTCGTCCGTGTGCTCGCCCAGCTCGGGAGCACGGCGGCGCAGCGACGGCGAGACCCCGCCCGCGACGCGGGCCAGCACCCCGGGAACCCGGACCTCGACCCCGGCCACCTCGAGGGTCTGCCAGAAGCCGCGCTGGACCAGGTGGTCGCTGGCCAGCACGTCTCCGCTGTCGTAGATCGCCATCGCGAGCAACCGCCGGGCCAGGGAGGCCGCGACGACCTGCTCCTTGGTGCGGGTGAGCAGGAAGGCACGGACCGCGGCCCGGGCCCGGTCGAGGTCCTCGACGGTGAGCTCACCGTCGGTGAAGCGGTCCGGCACCGTGCGCCAGTCCCAGGCGGCGACGTCTGCCGGCAGCAGGGCGCCCTGCTCCGGACCACCGTGCTCCGCGACCCCGCCCTCCTCGGCGATCCATGCGAACAGGCGGTTGGTGAACGCGCCGGCGGCCGGCCCCATCGACAGGTGCAGCTCGACGATCCCGTCGGCGCAGTGCCACTTCTTCAGCGAGTTCGGGGTGGCGGCGCCGCTGCCGCTCTGGTCGGTCCGGCCGACGGGCTGCGTCTGCCACTCCGGGTTGGCGTCGCCGACGGCGGTGGCCAGCACCCTGGCCAGGGTCGCGGCCGCGGTGGAGACC encodes the following:
- a CDS encoding lipid-transfer protein, which codes for MGVITHEASGGTAIAGLGITQMGKVYGRSATDFAVEAITLAAADAGLALSDIDGLLVNPGVKNDTDLRLQSTLQMRDTRLLATMQGFGSSAGQMVQYASMAIANGMADVVACVYADAPLTEGKRAGASYGGQKRAMEGVQSLQFAAGLQAAPERYAVAARRHMETYGTTSEQLGAVAVAARQWAAMNPHAQMREPITLADHQESRTIADPLRLLDCCLVSNGAVAIVVTSSERAEALQQPPVHVWGWGQAHPGYVNRRDSEFGLVTGAARSGAGALAMAGVKVDEIDVRELYDCFTYTTLVTLEDYGFCAKGEGGEFVASGAIAPGGSHPTNTGGGELSSYYMWGMTPLSEAVIQARGQGGDRQVDKHDLVMVSGNGGVLDFHSTLVVSPHRKS
- a CDS encoding MaoC/PaaZ C-terminal domain-containing protein → MTRWFEDVTVGEQLPSVAYPLTVYRLVMAAGTNRDFNSIHHNSEYARSTGAEEMYANTSFLMGTWERCVRDWIGAQGTIRALRGFRMRAFNHVGDTTTVHAEVVATRVEDGIGVVEVAIRCENSKGVTVGPGLVEVTLPRREEES
- a CDS encoding MaoC family dehydratase N-terminal domain-containing protein, yielding MSPTPTDRTATSDETWQDEWRPVVDAVGRDFLDGEVTWGGDPVEAGAIRRYLEPLELDCALHTDHEAARAGGFDDVTMPYTGVMPWTLPAAWEPGQVLFDSDDRDAQPVHSAINDSGLGIGPRTTGFFGTDVELDFLRPVVAGERLGRRGKTLVSCKPKETSVGRGAFMTWESEVVSDRGGAEPEVVARIRIGTYAYVPRAVEPARTEEAR
- a CDS encoding CoA transferase, whose product is MIEHLKVLDLTDERGLLCGRVLADLGADVVQVEPPSGSTGRRAAPLVGDDGDVSLVWQTFGANRRGVCLDLDTAEGQDSFRRLARAADVVVTSMAPQWLRDRGLDPGTLRAEDPALVCVVISGFGWDGPKASYADTDLVVWAAGGPLEPHRDGDRPPLRISVPQAYLHAGADAAAGALTAVLARARTGDGQVVDVSAQVSTAAATLARVLATAVGDANPEWQTQPVGRTDQSGSGAATPNSLKKWHCADGIVELHLSMGPAAGAFTNRLFAWIAEEGGVAEHGGPEQGALLPADVAAWDWRTVPDRFTDGELTVEDLDRARAAVRAFLLTRTKEQVVAASLARRLLAMAIYDSGDVLASDHLVQRGFWQTLEVAGVEVRVPGVLARVAGGVSPSLRRRAPELGEHTDEVLTEWSPQARPLTAGSPAAAAPLPAGDGALAGLKVLDLSWVVAGPLIGRQLADFGAEVVRVESSTRVETARLMQPFHRGEQDKENSALFGNCNAGKLGVTLDLKSPAGQAVARDLVAWADVVIESFSPGQLAKWGLDHATLSADRPDLVMVSTSIAGQSGPWSRLAGYGNVGSSLSGFQHLVGWPDRLPLGPFGPYTDYVGPRLAVPALLAALERRRRTGEGCYVDLSQVEAGVYFLAPQIAHASYDGTVAGRRGNTDAAMAPHGVHPCLPEDGRDRFVAVAVRDDRDWLALAEVIGRPDLASRPDLADARGRLAAGEELEAAVAAWTAGQPAGEAERRLQQAGVPAHVASSSADFTHDPQLVFRGHLVPLPSERHGTTYAEGPRWQLSATPGGPRRAAPALGQDNDHVLRTLLGYDAARVAALTDEGVLA